The Candidatus Saccharibacteria bacterium oral taxon 955 DNA segment GCCGCCACCGAAGGCACGGTATCACCCGCAACAGTCGTGTACTGCTGAGTCGACCGACTACCGGCTGTCGGCTGGATAATTTGTGGCTTGCTGATGACGCTAGCTTCGGTCTGAGCCATCGCACTCTCAACTGCAAGCGACTGAGAGAGGTTGGCGACATTATTACTAATCGGCATGCCAGTGCTCTCGGCAAGCGAAGAAGCCAGGTTAGTGGCCATCACCTGATCGACAGATGATTGTACCGTCGGCGTATGTTGCTGTGTCTGAGGTGCCACCGAAGCATCAGCCCGAGCGGACGTATTAACTGGTGGCTGATAAGCTACCGCAACCATCGTCATAACAAGCAAAAATACCCCGAGATATGAGGCAATAGCTGTACCAGAAATAGAACCACGAGTCCGGCGAGGCTTCTTTGAAGAATACACTCTGTCGGATGAAATATCAGATTTTGACGATCGACTTAGGGCCGTATCGATTGATTGATTACGAATAATCATACTCCTGCGCCACTATTACTAGTGCGCGTCTACCTCACTCTGTCTTTCTCCTATCGCTTGATAGGACAGAAACGCACGTGTCGACCAATATCTTTTATTTAATATTAGTAAAATACGCTATTTATTTCGGCGTTCGTACGACATTTAAAGGTAGGCTCATCATCATACTTCGTTACCCACTCGCATCTTAGAGTCAACTCCATAACTCAAGTGTCCGCATAACAATGTGCTTGCATCATTATAGCAAATCGCAAGCGTTTTTGTCAATGTTTTTGTTGGCAAACTACAGAGGTGACTAAACAGCGTTGCCGCACATCACCTGGCAATGTTCACGAATGTTTTTCTGGTGTCCAGCTTCATCTTTTGCAAAGTATATCAACCCGTCGTCGCCTGCGATAAAGTACAGATAGTCAGTTTCGCTAGGGTTTGCCACTGCCTTTAGTGCCAGCTCGCCAGGTGATGCTATTGGGCCTGGTGGAAGCCCAGGATATTTCCTTGTATTATACGGCGAATCCAGATCAACCGACGGATTAACCTTCATCATGTCACCGGCATAGATAAATGTCACATCGCTACCGAGTACGATATTCTCTTTGAGTCGCTTGAGAAATACCTGTGCGATCGTACGCTGATACTCGTAGCAGCGGTTCTTCCGCTCAGCCGTCGGCTTTCCTTCGCAATTTAGCTCACGCTGCACAATTGATGCAAGCGTAATTCCCTGATACAGACTTAGGCCCTTTTGGCGATACTTATCAACTAGATCATTCTTTTGGACAACATTATACATATGAGAAAACGCCTCTTTCAGAACATCTTCGGCCGTCGCCGACTTATCAATGTAGTAAGTTTCACCAAATATATAGCCCTCAAGCGTAGCTCCAGCTGGCTTACCAGCAAAAAGTGGCATATCGTACTGCTTTTTTAGCGCCGTAGTTATATCTTGATCCGAAAAACCTGCTGATTTTAGAACGTATTTTATGTGCATTTTTTCCTGGTCGATTGTCGCACCAGCTGGCTTATAAAGTGGCTTTTCGATTGTCGCACCAGGGTAAAACATAATCGAAACGAAATCTCGACACCCTTGATTCAGCTTATTCAGTACGTCACGGGCCGACATCGATGAGCGCAGACTGCATGTGCTAGCTTTTAGGCTACCGCGCTTACCCTGAATTCGAGCATAGATATCAAAAGCTAGCGCACTCCTGATCAGCTTTCGCTTTTCTAGTTGTGACGAAATTTCCTCAAATGTAGAGCCGTCTTTTATTTCAAATCGGCTGGTTGTTGTATTGTTGACATCAACTGGCTGTAGGTTGTAGTTAAACCACAGATATGCCCCTCCTAGAGCCAAAGCCAAGGAAACAACAACAATCACCCAAACAAGCATCCGACGCCGTCTTCGACGTGGCTTGGGCTGTGGTACGTCACCTGGCGCAGTCTGCCCGCCCTCTGCCCCAGGGGCGACAGCAGGCAATTTAGTTAGCTGAGTTGACTGCTGGACAGGTTTAGTAGATGGCGCCACTTGGCCACCGGTCACAACCTGCCTAGGATAAACTGGCAGAACACCCGGTCGAGAGACGGGCTGACCAGCTCGTCGTGGCGTCGAACTACGCTTAAACCCGTCCATAAGTCTCCTCTAGATAGTCTTGTAATATCAAACTAGCCGCCAAGGCATCAATATCGCCCTTTTCGTATGGTTTCTTGCGCTTTTTTAGAATATCCTCGGCCTTTATGCTTGTTAGAGATTCGTCTTGATACTTAATCGTGGCGTCAACCGGCTGGAGCGCTTCAACAAACTGCTCTACATACGCCGTCTGCTGAGTCGGTTCACCAGACTGATTACGCGGATACCCGACCACCAGGACATCAATGTCCTCCTGAATAAGAAGCTCTCTAATCTGATCTATCTCCGTACCGTCAACCAAAATCGTATCATAAGCAATCGCAATACGAACTGAGCTATCAGCGAGAGCGACACCGATACGTCGCTCTCCCACATCGAGTGCGAGGAGCGCTTTACTTGCCATCAACCCTAAACTCTACCTGTATCTTCTTTACGTCATTTGGCGTTGACGTTACCCAAAACGGCGAAAGTTTTACGTCAACATTTTCGACACCATTGATTTGCTTGACGTGATCTTGAATCTCTCCGAAACGCTTGCCTTTTGCATACTCTTTGAGCGCCGACTCCTCAATCTTTGGCCCGATCTTGCCGTTGGTTGATATTACAGCTTTATAGCCACCCTCGGTAGGTGTAACATTAGTAAATCCCACCCCATTGATACCATTACCATACACTTTTTGGTTTGGCTTACCGTCAATCTGCTGCGCAAAATAGGCATCTAGAAACTTACCTACCTCAGACTTCTGGACAGCCACCACCGAGAAATTCACACTACCTGATAGATTACCCTTGCCGTCTGGCGCTTCAGCCCCTATCGCTGGCGACGCCTTGACCCCACTTGTATCGGTCTTAAATGAAGCATCAAGCAAAATATATCCATCGCCCAGTTGAGACGCTAGCTCTTTTTTAGCTGAGTCGACATCGGCCTGGCTCGCAAGCTCACCGCTTACCGCATCGACATCGCTCTTTTGGACTACCGTCGCAGTCTTGTCAGTTCCACCAGATGTACTACTTTTTGCCGTAGCCGAAACACAGCGCGGTAGATCAGAGCCAGTCATAGTACCAGTCGTACCATTAAACGACTCGCCATTTGCTGTGGCAGTGATACCCGCACTACCTGACCCTCCGCTACCAACTGATAGTGACACAGAGCTATCGACCGTATATGTCTTTCCGCTTGTAGACGCCAGCTGAGTGCCTGCCGAAATTGTCACACCACGCGTGAGAGAACTCAGTGAATCACAATAAAACTGCACCGTTCCAGTCGCCTTAGTGCCAACATCTTTTTTGCCTGTTGCAGTAAATGGCTTAGCTATGTCTTTTTTCGTAGTTTTAGTAACCGATTTTATGGTGCCCTCTTTTAGATTGGTCGACACCGCATCAGCTATCTTAACCTGAGTGTTTAAGGCAGCATCAGATGCGCGAGCCGAAACGATAATCTTTGCCTGTGGTGCAAATACAATTGCCCACACGAGAAATCCAATAAGAATGACGCCAGCAGCAATACCAATGAATAACTTCTTCCTAAAAGAGTCAAAGTTAGGAATCTTAGCCTTACCCCTTACCGCCGACGCAGCCGACCCCAGTGCATTTTTCGCCGCTGCAACTGGTGTATCTTTGGCGGCAGATGTCGTAGATTCACTATCTTTAACAGGCGCAGTGTCGCTAGGCTCGTCTTTTTTATCTGATAATTCAGGCAGGCTCTCTCCGTCGATAACATCATCACCGTCATCAATATCTAATGCAGGAATCTCTGCCATTTCTGGTCGACTCTGGAGATTCTTTGCGACTGGAATACCCGCACTGCCAGCAAGCGCCATCAGAGCAGCATTATTTGAAATAATCACAAGACGCTTATCGGCCTGCTCAGCTGCACGGTGAACCAACTTGAGGTTAACAGCACTCTGAATCGCCCCAATACGCTTTGGGGGAACCAGTGCGACAATCTTTTCTTTTGAGTCTTTGACCCTGCCAATTATCGCGGTGATGTCATCTTCAACATCGATGTAAATTACGTCTTTTTGCATGCGACTTCTACCCTAAATACGCAACATCCGATTTAGTTTATCTTTGAGCGAGTCCGCCTCGCTTGTCCCTATCATTGTATCATAGCCAACCCTCAGAAGGCCCATAGCGGTAATGTATGTATGGTCTGAGGCTTTCTCGGTTTTATCGACAATACCGACAACATCGCTTGGACGAATATGCTGGACTGATGGGCGCTTCGTAAACGGCAGTCCTTTGTACCACTCTCGCTTCTCAAGAGCCGTAACAAGTTGAGACAAGCTAGCGCCACCACCACAAAGTAACAATCGAGGCGGTAGATGGTCGACCGAGTCAAACTCACTCAAAGCTAACTCGACACCCGCCAGCCATACATCAAGCGTCTTGTCGACTGCAACCGCAACATCTTTTTTAACCGACGCCTTCACTTTATCGTCATCGATATTGACCTTTAGTTTCTCTGCCTGGTCATAGCTGATATCTAGTTCACTCGCTATCGTATTTGTAAAGCTCCGACCGCCGATACCAAACATCTTTGTCCCCTCGACACCACCGTCATTGACGACAGCAATATCAGTCGTACCACCTCCAACATCCGCCAAAATTGCCGTAAATGAGCTATTAGTATCGGTGCCGAGCACACTTCGGCTGACTGCAAATGGCTCCGCAGCAACAGCGACCAGCTTAAGGTCGAGCTCCTCCGAAACTCGTTCAAGGGCCCCAATATGTACCATCGGCGCAAATGCAGTATAAATCTGAACCGCAACGTCCTTACCCTGAAAACCGATCGGGTTACTTACCTTGTAGCCATCAATATGAATACTCACTAGAGCCGAGTTAACCAGCTTGACCTCAACATCCTCATTACCAGTCTCAAGGGCGATCTGTTTCTGTGCTCGATTTGCAGCACGATCTTGAACTTTTTCGATGATAAACTCCATCTCCGCCTCATCAAGGGGACGATCTGGCTGAGGGCGTCGGTAGCGAATCGTGTTCGTCACGCCCTTGACCAATTCTCCAGCAATACCAATCACACAGCGCTTCGCCTGAAGACCGGCCTCATCCTCTGCCTGGGCCAACGCCTCCTCACAATTACGCACCACACCCGCAATGTCCGCGATCGCGCCCTGATGCATATCACCCATATCCTGATGAGCACGCCCGACACCAACGATCTCAATCTGTTCACCGTTGATATGAGCAATCAATGCCTTGACATTTTCGGTTCCAATATCAAGTCCAACGATATACTCAGGCTCATTTGGTGGCGCCTTATGAAGTATCTTTTCAAAAACCATAGATATTTTTCAGTATACTACAAAATCGCTCATGCTAACAAAAACCTACCGTTCATCTATTGATTTTTATCAACTATTGTGATATAATTTATAGAATATGACACGCCCAACGCCAGAATCATCATTTGACACACGTCGCACCTCACCCAGCGAGAAGGCTCTAGAAAATACCGCGCATAAATTGTATAACACGCTTGATCGCCTAAAAGATTGGGGTGTTTCGCCAGACTCTTGCACTGTCGATACACAGCGAATTCCATTTGGACGGTTTGGTGACGGCTATCTCGCCACCTCTCTTACGGATGACAACGGCCTATTGTCGGCAATACTTAGCTTTCGTTCGCCACACGACAGCCCAGGAGATTCATTCCTCCTAACACGTGGTATTAATGATGAATACTGGCAAGGTAAAAATCGACGCCTATCTAACGAGGGTGTTCTGCGCTACCTAGACGCCAACTGGCCACAACAAGTAATCGACAATAGCGCCATTAGGCGAGCCATGGATCAAAAGAACCCTGACATTGGCGATGTATTCAAGATCATCAGCGAAAGTCTAGAGCCGTCTGCCCGCTATATACTATCAGAAAAAATATATGGCTATCGTAGCGTTTTTGTGGACGGGAATTCAGGTAGCTGTCGGGGCGTGTCCCTTTCGGTCGGTATAAAAACTGATCAGGACGGCTTCACTAGTGTTTCTGCCGATATTACACAACCTTATGTCTGCAATACGCTACCGACAGAACTGCACAGTCGTATATGCGTGGATGAGATGGGGACGCCTTCAATTTCATCGTGGTACGTCCACCCCACCAGAAACACCCCATGCCCAGTACCAGTCAAAAACACCCCAGCACTATGCGCCGAATTTGAACTTATGCTTGAACAGATGGCAGATGAGAAAATCTTTGGTCAAACAAAAGAAATCTAACGTAGTACAGCCTTGATCCGCCTAACTCCTGCCGAGCTCGCTTCTTCTTTTGTAATCACAAATCGCTTGCCACCTTCTTTTAGGACGGCAGTATGCTCAACGTGAGGACCACCGCAAACCTCAAAACTAATTCGATTATTGTCCTCACCTATCTGATAGACTTTCACCTCATCACCATAGCGCTCGCCAAATGCACCCACTGCACCCATCTCGAGCGCCTGCTCCGTCGGATACACCTTCCAACTAACTGGCAAGTCGGCGTCAATCCACTCGTTCACCTTGTCTTCAACCGCCTGCTTTTCTTCTGGGGTTAGTTTTTCGTGGTTAAAATCAAACCGTAAGCGCTCAGCAGTGATATTACTGCCATGTTGCTGGATGCTATTGTCACCCAAAACTTCACGTAGTGCAGAACCTAGCAGGTGAGTCGCCGTGTGATACTTGAGGTGAATCGCCTCAGCCCCCTCGAGACCGCCGCTAAATTGACCCTTGCGCGCGGTCTGACTGCGCTCACGTTGTTCTTTCATCTTGGCATCAAACTGCTCACGCCAATCATCCGGTAGACTAACCCCCTGCTTGTACGCCTCCTCAAGAGACAGCTCAACCGGAAAGCCATACGTATCGTAAAGCATAAATAGCTCCGCACCAGTTAAGCCGTCGGCGGCAAACTTCTGCATTTGGCGAATACCGTTTCTAAGCGTCTGACGAAAGACCTTTTCTTCCTTGGCAAGTACAGCAATTATACGCTCACGCGATTTCAAAACTTCAGGAAAATCGTTTGTATATAGATCCGCGATCACCGGTACAACCTCATCTAAAAAGTTCTGTTCAATCCCGAGGTCAAAACTATATCGAATCGCCCGGCGAAGCAAACGACGCATCACATAACCCTGCTCTTTGTTTGACGGCACACAGCCATCAACAGCGAGAAATGTTGCCGCTCGCAAATGATCAGCAATTACCCGCATACTTTCGGTATGAGATTCATAGGATTTACCGCTGAGATCTTGGAGCTTCTCGATAATCGGCCACATGAGACTTATCTTGAACACATCAGGGTCACCATTGACGGCGGCTGCAATACGCTCAAGACCCGAGCCATGGTCGATATTTGGCTTGGCGAGTGGCTCAAACTTGCCCTCGGCAACTTTTTTGTATGCCATAAAGACATTGTTACCGACTTCCATAAAGCGTCCGCAATCACAGTTGGGGTGGCAATGTTCCCCGAATTTAGGATTATGAGGAATGTCAAACTGATAGAACATTTCACTATCTGGACCACATGGATCGCCGACTGGCGTCGTTGCCTCACCGCCATTACGGCTCCACCAGTTCTTGCTCCCGTCGTAAAAGAATATTCGCTCGCCCTCTTTGATACCGCGAGTGTAGCCATCTTCTTCACTTCCGATATCCGCCATGCCATTTGACAAACCCTTGCTGGCAAACAGCCCCGCCCAGATATCTGCTGCCTCCTGGTCTTTTGGAATATTAAACTCATCGTTACCGATATAACATGTTACGTAAAGGCGTGACGCATCAAGACCGACAACATCGGTCAAAAACTCAAACATCCACGGCACCTGCTCTTGCTTGAAATAATCACCAAGACTCCAGTTGCCAAGCATCTCAAAAAACGTCGTGTGCCTGTTGTCGCCAATATCATCTATATCTTGTGCGCGTAGACAAGTCTGACTATCCGCAATCCTAAGACCGTTTGGATGCGCTTCACCCAGCAGATACGGAATCATAGGCTGCATGCCCGACCCCGTAAAGAGTGTGGTCGGATCACCGTCAAGCAGTAGCGGAGCTCGCGGGATCACAGCATGACCTCGTTCTTCATAAAATTTCAGGTACTTATTGCGGATATCTTGAGCGTTCATAAAAAGTATTATATCATAGCGACCCCTGAAAGCTTTGTTGACAAACAATCATATATAGCCTATAATTTCGCTACTATTATGAGGAAGTTAGACACATCTCCCGAAGCCTACAATCAGGGTCGTGATGCGGCAAATCAATACGACGAGTCACTACTAGAGAAACTCGCCAAGGAGAGAAATAGTATACTTGATCAAAAATCAAAGATTGGTCGTGTAGCAACAAGGTTAGCGGCTGTTTTTTATGCGGGTGACCTAGCAGTCAATCGCTGGCAAACCAAGCGCATAAAACGCTCTCATGCAGTACGGAACGCACAAGACTAATCGAGCTAAGCAATAACACCGCCACCAAGGCACTTTTTATCGCGATAGATGACGATCGACTGTCCAGCAGTAATTGCACGCTGAGGCTCAGCGAGATGAACGGTCGTTTCACCATCCACAAACTCAACTCGAGCAGCAACAAGCGGGGCGCGATGCCTCACGCGCACGAGACAATCTCCAGCGATAGGCTCACTTATCCAATGAACTGCACCTAGAGAGATATCCTTGCGCCACATCGCCTCATCGTTGAGGTTTGTGCTGACGTATACTTCGTTTTTCTGCATATCCTTGCCGACAACATAATACGGAAGCCCCCACCGAGCTCGAGACCATGACGCTGTCCGATCGTGTAAAAAATTGCCCCGTCATGCCTACCGAGTACCTGACCAGTTGTTTTGTCAATAATATCACCTGGGCGCGTCTCAATATACTCGCTCAGAAATTCGCGCATCCCGACACTGCCCACAAAACAAACCCCCATTGATTCTTTTTTTGTCGCCGTCCAAAGATTGCGCTTTTTAGCCATTTCACGCACCTCGGGTTTCGTGTATTCTCCAAGTGGAAATAATGTTTTTTTGAGCGCTTCTTCTGTAACTCGGTAGAGAAAATACGTCTGATCCTTGTCGGTGTCTTTTGCAAGCGTCAAATGCACAGAGTCGTTGGATGGATCCCGTATCACCTGAGCGTAATGCCCTGTTGCTATCATATCTGCACCATCAGCTAGCGCAGCATCGAGAAATAATTTAAATTTAACTTCTTGGTTACACATAACATCAGGATTAGGCGTTCGACCGGCTTTATATTCTTCGATCATATAGTCAACCACCTGTTGTTTGTATTCGGATTCAAAATCAAAAACCTTGAAATCAATCCCCAGCTGTACGGCAACCCGCTTGGCGTCCGCGAGATCCTCCGCCCATGGACATTTCATACCTGGCAGATCTTTACTCCAGTTCTTCATATAAACGCCAGTTACATCATAACCCTGCTCAACCAAAAGCGCTGCGGTAAGGGAGCTGTCAACTCCACCGCTCATACCGACATATACACGCGTCATGTTCGATCAACTCCGCCCGTTGATAAAACGAGGGAGCTAGCGAGTTCTGGAATCGCCAATGCCCAACCTGATGGCGTCAACCACCACCACGAGCTCCATTGTTTGTCGGTAGCAACTGGGTGGCTGCGTACCTTGGCTCCAGTTGAACGACGGGCAAACTCTAGAGTAGCCCGCCTTTCGTGGTACGCACTCGTCACTAAAATAGCCGAGGTGATACCATTTTGTTTGAATATATTTGTCGTTTTCTCAGCATTTTCCGTCGTCGTTTCGCTAAGCTCCTCGACGATAATTGCATTTGGATCAATACCGGCGTCAATCGCCTGCTGTTTCATAACCGCTGCATTACTTGGCCCGCTTTTATCGGCTGCTGCCCCAGAAAAGATTAAATGCTCTCCCCAGCCCGCCTGAAAAAGCTTAATCGCCTCAGCGGCACGAGCCTTGGTATCACCACCACTAATCGCAACTACCGCCCCCGCACGCTCACAGCCCGCCTTTGACGACGGTGACGCGCCACATTGCGCAAGATCATCAGGCCCCAAAAATGAGCCGATCATCCACGAGAGTAGCAAAAAGATAGCCGCGACAATTAAAAATGCTTTGAAAATCTTCATCGACTCGTCCTTTCGATCTCGCTCATGATAACTTCTATTAGTATATCAGCTGCACGAGTAATATTCGACTCATCACTTAACCTACCGAGAGTGATACGGAGGCTGCCGTCTGCGGTCTGGTCGTCTAGACCGATAGCCGTCAACACATGGCTACGCGTACCCTTATTCGCAGCACAGGCGCTACCAGTCGCAACCAGCACACCACGCGACTCTAGAGCAAACACAAGACGTTCTGCATCAATACCTGGAAATGAAATATGAAGATGTCCAGAAAGACGCTTCTTACGATTGCCCGACACCACGGCATCGGGGAACGCTGTCATCAAACGAGCTTCCAGCTTGTCGCGAAGCCCTTCTAGACGCTTAGCCTCACTGTTACGGTGCGTGCTAACGAGCTCAAATGCCGTCGCAAATCCAATAGTACCTGCGACATTTTCGGTACCACTTCTGATGGCTCGCTCCTGACCGCCACCTCTAATCATCGGACGAAGTGTCACTTCACGATCGGCCCACAACAAGCCAACCTGTTTTGGACCATACATTTTTCCAGCATTGACTGTCATCGCATCGACACCCAGACGAGCGACATTGAGATCAAGCTGCCCAGCACCCTGCGAGGCATCTGTGTGAAACCATATGGGCGTTTTTTCGCCAGCCTCAAACCGTCGTTGGCGCTCACGTTTCACCACCTCAGCAATAGCACGAAGTGGCTGGATCGTACCTAGTTCATTGTTGGCAAGGTGAATCGTAACTAGCTCAGTGTCTGGTCTGATAGCCTGTTCCACTGCGTCTGGTGATACGGTGCCCTTTTCTCCCGCCTCCACTAACGTATGATCGTGCGCTTCAACCGCTCGTAGGACTGCGTGGTGTTCAATATTACTGGTAACAACATGACCCGAAATAGCACTGACCATCAGATTGATAGATTCAGTCGCGCCCGCCGTAATCACAATTTCATCAGCTTTTGCGCCAATACACTGCGCTAAACGATGCTTGGCGTATTCATAGGCACGACGCACCTCAACGGCGGGCGCGTACGGACTAGATGGATTATAAAAAAACTCTCGCATATACGGAGTCATCGCAGCAATCACCCGCTCATCCATAGGTGTAGCCGCAGCATGATCAAGATAAATAAGATCTGAAGTCTTCACTAGATTATTGTATCAATTTCTCACCAGTTTCAGGATCGCGATGGTAAACTTCGCGGGCAACCTGCTCGTAGTATACTCGAACCGCAACACTAAAGTTTTGCAACTCTTCGCCATCAAGATAGCTATATCGTGCGCCTTCTTGGACCTTCAAAACGCCATGTTCGTTAATCTCATAACGAATCGTACTGGTTTGAAGTTTTCTTGACTCATCAAGCCACTCTTCGTGCCATATCCACGTTTGCTCATCTAGACAGAAAAACTCTCGGCGACGCCCATGCTCAATAGGGCCAAATATTTTTGACCCCACTTCACTTTCGAGCGTCAACAATTCTCGTTCAGTTAAAGTTTTTAGAGGACGCTTACGCCCAGGAAGGCGCAAATCAAACCCTAAATCGTCGCCAACTAGGAGTTTAATAGCTTTTTTTAGTACAGATCCCACTCAAATGCCCTCCTCTATTGAACCTGAAGAATTGCAGCTTCTCGATAACCTACTACACGAGCCCCAACCTCTCGTAAGCTGCGGGGGTCCGTCGGATCAAGCTCTACAGCACCATTGGCTACATCAAGTACCTTAGCGCCAATTGACTCGATACGCCCCTGGTCGTACAGTTCGGTGTCAGGATTTACTTGGTGCTTATCGCTAGCTACTGAGATTGCCTCAAATTGAGCGCGCTCGAGATCAGTCATAGGAGATTCGTAAGTATCAGAAACTACCGACTCGGCAGTCTGAGAAATGTGTTCAGCGGCAGTTGGTGATGTATTCATCGTTATATCCCAAAAACTTTCTCCGCGTTGTCTGTAGTAATGCGTATAACTTCATCGGGCGAGACATTTTTTAGCATCGCCTGATGCTCCGCGACTCTACCCACATACGCTGGTATGTTCACTTTACCACGAAAAGGCTTTGGAGTCAAGAACGGCGCATCGGTTTCTAGTAAAACATACTTGAGAGGAACTTTTGCGTACATTTCTTGTTGCAGGGGGTCTTTTGTAAACGTACTGATGCCGTTTATCCCAATGTAAAAACCTCGGCGAATTCCTTCTTCGAGATTTTTTTGCGTATCAG contains these protein-coding regions:
- the ruvX gene encoding Holliday junction resolvase RuvX, whose product is MASKALLALDVGERRIGVALADSSVRIAIAYDTILVDGTEIDQIRELLIQEDIDVLVVGYPRNQSGEPTQQTAYVEQFVEALQPVDATIKYQDESLTSIKAEDILKKRKKPYEKGDIDALAASLILQDYLEETYGRV
- a CDS encoding aminotransferase class V-fold PLP-dependent enzyme, translated to MDERVIAAMTPYMREFFYNPSSPYAPAVEVRRAYEYAKHRLAQCIGAKADEIVITAGATESINLMVSAISGHVVTSNIEHHAVLRAVEAHDHTLVEAGEKGTVSPDAVEQAIRPDTELVTIHLANNELGTIQPLRAIAEVVKRERQRRFEAGEKTPIWFHTDASQGAGQLDLNVARLGVDAMTVNAGKMYGPKQVGLLWADREVTLRPMIRGGGQERAIRSGTENVAGTIGFATAFELVSTHRNSEAKRLEGLRDKLEARLMTAFPDAVVSGNRKKRLSGHLHISFPGIDAERLVFALESRGVLVATGSACAANKGTRSHVLTAIGLDDQTADGSLRITLGRLSDESNITRAADILIEVIMSEIERTSR
- the mltG gene encoding endolytic transglycosylase MltG is translated as MDGFKRSSTPRRAGQPVSRPGVLPVYPRQVVTGGQVAPSTKPVQQSTQLTKLPAVAPGAEGGQTAPGDVPQPKPRRRRRRMLVWVIVVVSLALALGGAYLWFNYNLQPVDVNNTTTSRFEIKDGSTFEEISSQLEKRKLIRSALAFDIYARIQGKRGSLKASTCSLRSSMSARDVLNKLNQGCRDFVSIMFYPGATIEKPLYKPAGATIDQEKMHIKYVLKSAGFSDQDITTALKKQYDMPLFAGKPAGATLEGYIFGETYYIDKSATAEDVLKEAFSHMYNVVQKNDLVDKYRQKGLSLYQGITLASIVQRELNCEGKPTAERKNRCYEYQRTIAQVFLKRLKENIVLGSDVTFIYAGDMMKVNPSVDLDSPYNTRKYPGLPPGPIASPGELALKAVANPSETDYLYFIAGDDGLIYFAKDEAGHQKNIREHCQVMCGNAV
- a CDS encoding alanine--tRNA ligase, with amino-acid sequence MNAQDIRNKYLKFYEERGHAVIPRAPLLLDGDPTTLFTGSGMQPMIPYLLGEAHPNGLRIADSQTCLRAQDIDDIGDNRHTTFFEMLGNWSLGDYFKQEQVPWMFEFLTDVVGLDASRLYVTCYIGNDEFNIPKDQEAADIWAGLFASKGLSNGMADIGSEEDGYTRGIKEGERIFFYDGSKNWWSRNGGEATTPVGDPCGPDSEMFYQFDIPHNPKFGEHCHPNCDCGRFMEVGNNVFMAYKKVAEGKFEPLAKPNIDHGSGLERIAAAVNGDPDVFKISLMWPIIEKLQDLSGKSYESHTESMRVIADHLRAATFLAVDGCVPSNKEQGYVMRRLLRRAIRYSFDLGIEQNFLDEVVPVIADLYTNDFPEVLKSRERIIAVLAKEEKVFRQTLRNGIRQMQKFAADGLTGAELFMLYDTYGFPVELSLEEAYKQGVSLPDDWREQFDAKMKEQRERSQTARKGQFSGGLEGAEAIHLKYHTATHLLGSALREVLGDNSIQQHGSNITAERLRFDFNHEKLTPEEKQAVEDKVNEWIDADLPVSWKVYPTEQALEMGAVGAFGERYGDEVKVYQIGEDNNRISFEVCGGPHVEHTAVLKEGGKRFVITKEEASSAGVRRIKAVLR
- a CDS encoding YdcF family protein; this encodes MKIFKAFLIVAAIFLLLSWMIGSFLGPDDLAQCGASPSSKAGCERAGAVVAISGGDTKARAAEAIKLFQAGWGEHLIFSGAAADKSGPSNAAVMKQQAIDAGIDPNAIIVEELSETTTENAEKTTNIFKQNGITSAILVTSAYHERRATLEFARRSTGAKVRSHPVATDKQWSSWWWLTPSGWALAIPELASSLVLSTGGVDRT
- a CDS encoding pilus assembly protein PilM — encoded protein: MVFEKILHKAPPNEPEYIVGLDIGTENVKALIAHINGEQIEIVGVGRAHQDMGDMHQGAIADIAGVVRNCEEALAQAEDEAGLQAKRCVIGIAGELVKGVTNTIRYRRPQPDRPLDEAEMEFIIEKVQDRAANRAQKQIALETGNEDVEVKLVNSALVSIHIDGYKVSNPIGFQGKDVAVQIYTAFAPMVHIGALERVSEELDLKLVAVAAEPFAVSRSVLGTDTNSSFTAILADVGGGTTDIAVVNDGGVEGTKMFGIGGRSFTNTIASELDISYDQAEKLKVNIDDDKVKASVKKDVAVAVDKTLDVWLAGVELALSEFDSVDHLPPRLLLCGGGASLSQLVTALEKREWYKGLPFTKRPSVQHIRPSDVVGIVDKTEKASDHTYITAMGLLRVGYDTMIGTSEADSLKDKLNRMLRI